A window of the Mannheimia granulomatis genome harbors these coding sequences:
- a CDS encoding tyrosine-type recombinase/integrase has translation MSIYRRKANGPWWVDITTPNGKRIKRSTRTLVKREAQQYHDKLKQKMWAEDKLEEKRKYIFEDALLHYVRSAEELKDKSTKKRHAEYWLSKFSGRELSSLTAQEIILNIPKKNMNTKLPLSHSTQNKYVKSLSRVLNIAHKLGMLDAVPHIQKKKESPIRVRWITKEQAKQLIDKLSSDWMKSICLFALMTGARRTEILTMTWDKIDFVRKVAIVSNDVAKSGKARSLLLNQEAIKLLESIRHRHSKYVFVGRNGNPLQDINRKAFNLATKKCLLPDFHFHDLRHTWASWHVQAGTPLFTLKELGGWETLEMVKKYAHLNADHLLEHANKVEIYGTFTEHSQNEPRLKLVA, from the coding sequence ATGTCGATCTACAGACGAAAAGCAAACGGTCCGTGGTGGGTTGATATCACAACCCCAAACGGCAAGAGAATTAAGAGAAGCACTCGCACGCTTGTAAAACGTGAGGCCCAGCAGTATCACGATAAACTCAAGCAAAAAATGTGGGCAGAAGATAAGCTAGAGGAGAAGAGAAAATATATCTTCGAGGATGCCTTATTACACTATGTCCGTTCAGCCGAAGAATTAAAAGATAAATCCACTAAAAAGCGACACGCTGAATATTGGTTATCTAAATTTTCAGGTAGAGAACTCAGTTCTTTAACAGCTCAAGAAATCATCTTAAATATTCCGAAAAAGAATATGAATACTAAACTGCCACTTTCTCATAGTACGCAGAATAAGTACGTTAAATCTTTGTCGAGAGTATTAAATATTGCTCATAAACTTGGTATGTTAGATGCAGTCCCACACATACAGAAGAAGAAAGAGTCGCCAATTCGTGTACGTTGGATCACTAAAGAACAGGCAAAACAACTCATAGATAAACTGAGTTCAGACTGGATGAAATCTATCTGCTTGTTTGCTTTGATGACTGGGGCAAGACGTACAGAAATTTTAACAATGACTTGGGATAAGATAGATTTTGTAAGGAAGGTAGCAATCGTGTCTAATGATGTTGCAAAATCAGGTAAGGCACGATCGCTATTATTGAATCAAGAAGCGATTAAACTGCTTGAGTCTATCCGCCACCGCCATTCTAAATATGTATTTGTTGGCAGAAACGGTAATCCTTTACAGGATATTAACCGAAAAGCATTTAACTTGGCTACAAAAAAATGCTTGCTGCCTGATTTCCACTTTCACGACCTCCGCCACACTTGGGCGAGCTGGCACGTTCAAGCCGGAACTCCACTTTTTACATTAAAAGAATTAGGCGGTTGGGAAACCTTAGAAATGGTTAAAAAATACGCCCATTTAAATGCAGATCACCTGCTGGAACACGCAAATAAGGTTGAAATTTACGGTACATTTA
- a CDS encoding DUF2303 family protein, which produces MDKSTIQQISALAVAATKDIQADFGAVMLPEGIKLQNLEPFQAHRNQFRAAFSTQRFGSLVEYAKANTQDNAQCFIDQEKMSAEVVFDMGNREQAGHAKHRAKLAMKKTAAYKALCEINGTKCSQRAFSDFLEDWGDYLTAYHHDEELSIKNAVQAVRKMTIDSARNEEHELSDFAAKKSAMEAIEAKSVLQLPTHLVFTCNPYNGLDTRAFTLRLQVLTGSSEPVLVARLIQAEQIEEAIATEFAEKLSEALSETQIKVNIGTIEI; this is translated from the coding sequence ATGGATAAATCTACTATTCAGCAAATCTCCGCTCTTGCTGTAGCTGCAACTAAAGATATTCAAGCGGATTTTGGTGCAGTAATGTTGCCTGAAGGCATTAAATTACAAAATTTAGAGCCTTTCCAAGCTCATCGTAATCAATTCCGAGCTGCCTTCTCTACGCAACGTTTCGGTAGTTTAGTTGAGTATGCCAAAGCCAATACCCAAGACAACGCACAATGTTTTATCGACCAAGAAAAAATGAGTGCGGAAGTGGTATTTGATATGGGCAACCGGGAACAAGCCGGTCACGCAAAACATCGTGCGAAATTAGCAATGAAGAAAACCGCTGCTTACAAAGCCTTGTGCGAAATTAACGGCACAAAATGTTCACAGCGTGCCTTTTCCGACTTTTTGGAAGATTGGGGCGATTATCTGACAGCGTACCACCACGATGAAGAGCTCAGTATTAAAAACGCCGTTCAAGCCGTGCGCAAAATGACGATTGACTCCGCTCGCAATGAAGAACACGAACTGAGCGACTTCGCCGCCAAGAAATCGGCAATGGAAGCGATCGAAGCAAAATCCGTGTTGCAACTGCCAACCCATTTGGTCTTTACCTGCAACCCATATAACGGCTTAGACACGCGTGCCTTTACCCTACGCTTACAGGTACTGACCGGCAGCAGCGAACCAGTATTAGTCGCTCGCTTAATCCAAGCCGAACAAATTGAAGAAGCGATTGCGACCGAGTTTGCCGAAAAACTCTCGGAAGCACTCAGCGAGACTCAAATCAAGGTCAATATCGGTACGATTGAGATCTAG
- the ssb gene encoding single-stranded DNA-binding protein — protein MAGVNKVIIVGRLGSDPDMRTMPNGDQIAKISVATSTEWTDKTSGEKKQATEWHSIIAFRNLAEIIGKYLKKGSQVYIEGKLRTRKWQAQDGTDRWTTEIIADQLHMLGSPNSGTSNNNWATEPAGNLPPSNPYNHVMTESESRDFDNDIPF, from the coding sequence ATGGCTGGAGTTAACAAAGTAATTATTGTCGGTCGCTTAGGTAGCGACCCAGATATGAGAACAATGCCAAATGGCGACCAAATCGCCAAAATCAGTGTAGCAACCTCAACCGAATGGACCGATAAAACATCGGGTGAGAAAAAGCAAGCAACAGAATGGCATAGCATTATCGCCTTTCGCAATTTGGCAGAAATTATCGGGAAATACCTGAAAAAAGGCTCGCAAGTCTATATTGAGGGCAAGCTACGCACTCGTAAATGGCAAGCCCAAGACGGTACAGACCGTTGGACTACTGAGATTATTGCTGACCAGTTACACATGCTAGGTAGTCCGAATAGTGGTACCAGCAATAATAATTGGGCAACCGAACCAGCTGGCAATCTACCGCCAAGCAATCCATACAACCACGTAATGACAGAATCAGAATCACGAGATTTTGATAATGATATTCCGTTTTAA